Proteins from a genomic interval of Trifolium pratense cultivar HEN17-A07 linkage group LG6, ARS_RC_1.1, whole genome shotgun sequence:
- the LOC123891648 gene encoding protein FAR1-RELATED SEQUENCE 5-like: MDLTSTSSGIAQMPVVDSSDTLADSLQCYSPTKKETWEYLAFKSVEEVEKFYGDYALKSGFSIRILLKSRNNSQNQRTDKIHYLRYGCNKQGYKKGSLLDPKNKPKSESPVVVEFEKVKEKPEERVGCTAAIFLKLDETLNVFKIYKWDVPHCHPLHKPEHGCYLRSFRQVNEVQGQLAVINSKAGMSMRTSYEVMGQGVGGTDNLPFRFSDLKNYLMTNRQKEMLVGEATVIQDFFRNEALSKPSFYYDIQVDAAEDIASIFWADGIMQLDYALFGDVISFDTTYRTNNQYRPLAAFMGFDNHRTSVLFGAALLYDETAATFDWLFTTFLKCMSNKKPQSIYTDQATALLKSVPNIFEGVFHGLCSWHMAENAKKNLGSRANSAFFDELNILISHVETESDFDYNWDQMMKTCFDGRPTADFKWLVQTYRNRMHWSSAWVKNHFTAGLKTTQLSESFNAFLRHFLQPDHSLVIFFNHFNIMVQRMRDNHTELDFKAANTRAKNNYPNSQLMRSVVNKYTPTCFAFIHRQYDFSFKYFYEEVTPQVSAIDKVFKVFTIVHVDEPEEVDGVNYDDACNDAPSNRDVLDEEVAENLSPNFEKHDRLDERLVTIDIRAKRISCTCRMFENRGFLCRHIFKILEFLGGSVQYHGLKTIPAEYVLKRWCRDVRQSVKSTINVATEGATQAQRYQQICAVTVNLCTRVCADPEASQIFLNGVLEAGRKAEELLNSKGIHIVQSSVTPPKSSSVTPSKSCNTTAVSEASDAQKSTGPKFKKRPNPIRSKKRLKSDYELAREHQKFLIHRKRKQRGAEDLKGKESAD, translated from the exons ATGGATTTGACATCAACTTCATCTGGAATTGCCCAAATGCCTGTTGTTGATAGTTCAGACACACTTGCTGATAGTTTGCAATGCTACTCTCCTACTAAAAAAGAAACTTGGGAGTATCTTGCTTTTAAATCGGTTGAAGAGGTTGAAAAATTTTATGGTGATTATGCACTTAAAAGTGGGTTTTCAATTCGGATTTTGTTGAAATCAAGAAACAATTCACAGAATCAGCGAACTGATAAAATACACTATCTACGATATGGATGTAACAAACAAGGTTACAAGAAAGGAAGTTTGCTTGATCCGAAGAACAAGCCAAAATCAGAGAGTCCGGTTGTGGTTGAATTTgagaaagtaaaagaaaaacctGAGGAAAGGGTTGGTTGTACAGCTGCCATATTTTTGAAGTTGGATGAAACTCTGAATGTCTTTAAGATATACAAATGGGATGTGCCCCATTGTCATCCGTTACATAAACCGGAACATGGATGTTACTTGAGATCATTCAGACAAGTCAATGAAGTGCAAGGACAGCTTGCTGTAATAAATTCGAAAGCCGGGATGTCGATGAGAACTTCTTATGAAGTCATGGGTCAGGGAGTTGGAGGAACAGATAACTTGCCTTTTCGATTTTCAGATTTAAAGAATTATCTGATGACAAATCGGCAAAAAGAGATGCTAGTTGGTGAGGCAACCGTGATTCAAGATTTTTTTAGAAATGAAGCTTTGTCGAAACCATCCTTTTATTATGATATTCAAGTTGATGCTGCGGAAGATATAGCTAGTATTTTTTGGGCAGATGGGATTATGCAGCTTGATTATGCCTTATTTGGTGATGTTATAAGCTTTGATACAACTTACCGAACCAATAATCAGTATCGCCCTTTAG CTGCATTCATGGGCTTTGACAATCATCGTACAAGTGTGTTATTTGGCGCTGCCCTGTTGTATGACGAGACTGCAGCAACTTTTGACTGGTTGTTTACAACATTTTTGAAATGTATGTCCAATAAAAAACCACAATCGATATACACGGATCAGGCGACTGCATTGTTAAAGTCAGTTCCAAATATTTTTGAAGGTGTTTTTCATGGACTTTGCTCATGGCATATGGCAGAGAATGCAAAGAAGAATCTCGGGTCTCGTGCAAATAGTGCTTTTTTTGATgagttgaatattttgatttcaCATGTTGAGACTGAATCAGATTTTGATTACAATTGGGATCAGATGATGAAAACCTGTTTTGATGGAAGGCCAACTGCAGACTTTAAGTGGCTTGTTCAAACTTACAGGAATCGTATGCATTGGTCTTCAGCTTGGgtcaaaaatcattttactgCTGGTTTGAAAACAACTCAATTAAGTGAGTCCTTCAATGCCTTTCTCCGTCATTTTCTGCAGCCTGATCATTCACTTGTTATATTCTTCAATCATTTTAATATTATGGTCCAGAGAATGAGGGATAATCATACTGAGTTAGACTTTAAGGCTGCAAACACTAGAGCAAAAAACAATTATCCCAACAGTCAACTGATGCGGTCAGTTGTAAACAAATACACCCCAACTTGCTTTGCATTCATTCATAGGCAGtatgatttttctttcaaatacttTTATGAAGAGGTCACACCCCAAGTTTCTGCAATTGATAAGGTTTTCAAAGTTTTTACAATTGTACATGTTGATGAACCTGAGGAAGTAGATGGTGTTAATTATGATGATGCTTGTAATGATGCGCCTTCAAACCGTGATGTTTTGGATGAAGAAGTTGCTGAAAACCTTTCCCCAAACTTTGAAAAGCATGATCGACTTGATGAACGGCTTGTGACAATTGATATTAGGGCCAAACGTATTAGCTGCACATGCCGTATGTTTGAGAACAGGGGTTTCTTGTGTCgacatattttcaaaatattggaGTTTTTAGGTGGTTCTGTGCAATATCATGGTTTGAAGACAATACCTGCAGAATATGTGTTAAAGCGTTGGTGTAGAGATGTGCGTCAGTCTGTTAAATCTACTATCAATGTTGCCACTGAAGGCGCGACTCAAGCACAACGATATCAACAAATTTGTGCTGTTACAGTTAACCTTTGTACACGTGTTTGTGCAGATCCTGAGgcttctcaaatttttcttaaTGGTGTTCTTGAAGCTGGGAGAAAGGCAGAGGAGTTGCTTAATTCGAAAGGTATTCATATAGTTCAATCTTCCGTGACGCCACCTAAGTCATCTTCCGTTACGCCATCTAAGTCTTGCAATACAACAGCTGTCAGTGAAGCATCTGATGCTCAAAAGTCGACTGGTCCAAAGTTCAAAAAAAGACCAAATCCAATTAGATCAAAGAAACGACTTAAAAGTGATTATGAATTGGCTAGAGAACACCAGAAATTCCTTATACACCGGAAGAGAAAACAGAGAGGGGCTGAGGATTTAAAGGGGAAAGAGTCTGCTGATTGA